A genomic region of Colletotrichum destructivum chromosome 5, complete sequence contains the following coding sequences:
- a CDS encoding uncharacterized protein (Putative SMODS and SLOG-associating 2TM effector domain, fungi): MRELPPLQLDGIEAEMTPNNAQADASRQSDEGTSQSTFRPRSKNQKQRRRVRYRFLTPSEWAIVAHGIGGVNDTEGHIALHPSCWYYPPKGIPNGLYRDVIWHRTKYFYMYHGMSSIRWVSYILQIIFGAILTAIGSMSYKDGTPITIIAAANTINAGILALLHNSGLPDRYRSDQAEFDEVEDHLKKILDTGIVPEDMSVDQALIHCFDLYQEAKKTVSANIPATYTPSSVLTGGPQGGEPQKPGTPGPATPNAANSVIATRLSVAVPPTTTEEK; this comes from the coding sequence ATGAGAGAACTTCCTCCATTGCAACTCGACGGCATTGAGGCTGAGATGACGCCCAACAACGCTCAAGCCGATGCTTCGAGGCAATCTGACGAAGGGACAAGCCAATCCACATTCCGACCTCGCTCCAAGAATCAGaagcaacgccgccgagtcaGATACCGCTTCCTCACTCCTTCGGAATGGGCAATCGTCGCCCACGGCATCGGTGGCGTCAACGACACGGAAGGCCATATCGCTCTCCATCCGTCTTGTTGGTACTACCCGCCCAAAGGCATCCCCAACGGCCTCTACCGGGACGTCATCTGGCATCGAACCAAGTACTTCTACATGTACCACGGCATGAGCTCTATTCGCTGGGTTTCGTACATCCTGCAAATCATCTTTGGGGCGATCCTCACCGCAATCGGCTCCATGTCGTATAAGGACGGCActcccatcaccatcatcgcgGCTGCAAACACTATAAATGCTGGCATCCTCGCACTCTTGCACAACAGTGGTTTGCCCGACCGTTATCGCTCCGATCAGGCCGAGtttgacgaggtcgaagaccACCTCAAGAAGATACTCGACACCGGAATTGTCCCTGAGGATATGTCTGTCGACCAGGCGCTCATCCATTGCTTTGATCTGTAccaggaggccaagaagaccGTCTCGGCAAATATTCCGGCAACTTACACACCGAGTTCGGTCCTTACAGGTGGACCGCAAGGCGGTGAACCGCAGAAGCCAGGCACGCCTGGGCCGGCGACACCGAATGCAGCCAACTCGGTCATTGCCACCAGACTTTCGGTGGCTGTTCCCCCGACTACCACTGAAGAGAAGTGA
- a CDS encoding Putative tRNA methyltransferase, Trm1, translating to MSGEEPVITYDGKNYKGITEGKATILVPAEVEKKGQQVFYNPIQQFNRDLSVLAIRAYGQEVVERKAAQAAQVAARRKDKKRRRVAADEGGNRPAKVQITDDGKATESTNGEAQEVGTENGANGTSAEASADAVTSTTAAEAPATTVEAKDETVEGDAKTAAEKAPPRFTVLDALSASGLRALRYSHELPFVTSVTANDLTKSAIESIKLNTKHNGLEDKIQTSHDDAIAHMYRRIADDLTNRDRFGNPSKENKYDAIDLDPYGTAAPFLDAAVQAVRDDGGLLAVTCTDGSHWAGHCYAEKCFSLYGGVPVKGLHSHEVGIRLILHALTSAAAKYGLTIEPQLSLSIDFYCRVFVKVRKSKDAVNYQGGKTMIMYNCPGCSAWETQPMVRTRPAPKKKEGYFYKHGLSQGPPTDSHCKHCGSSMHIAGPMYSGPLHNPDFIQGILDLLPTVDKSVYQTTSRIEGMLQTAMEEYLPGPGPKEEVDAKDRELARVDDYPFFVMPSRLAGTLSTQQPPDDMFRGALKHLGYRVTRSHCRPGSVKTDAPWEAIWFVMREWVRQKAPVRTDRINPQMPAYRLLGLDKAESNGEGKETKAEEEDGEKEETGADVEMKEGLEQDKQTDKGEVEKTDESSEGEEKKAAASQEELRKTLVFDDKLAKLGKRREQRKLVRYQMNPRENWGPMTRAKGA from the coding sequence ATGAGCGGGGAAGAGCCGGTCATCACGTACGATGGCAAGAACTACAAGGGCATAACGGAGGGCAAGGCGACCATTCTCGTGCCCGCCGAagtcgagaagaagggccaGCAAGTTTTCTACAACCCGATTCAGCAGTTCAACCGGGACCTTTCCGTTCTCGCCATCAGAGCATACGGTCAGGAGGTTGTCGAGAGGAAGGCTGCGCAGGCCGCTCAGGTCGCGGCCAGGcgcaaggacaagaagagaCGGAGGGTTGCtgcggacgagggcggcaaccGGCCGGCCAAGGTGCAAATCacggacgacggcaaggcgACCGAGAGCACCAATGGCGAGGCCCAGGAGGTGGGGACTGAGAacggcgccaacggcaccaGCGCGGAAGCCTCAGCGGACGCTGTGACTTCGACGACAGCAGCCGAGGCGCCTGCGACgaccgtcgaggccaaggacgaaACGGTGGAAGGCGACGCAAAGActgccgccgagaaggccccTCCTCGCTTCACCGTCCTGGACGCCTTATCGGCGTCTGGTCTCCGTGCGCTGCGCTACTCGCACGAGCTGCCCTTTGTCACTTCGGTGACGGCCAACGACCTCACCAAGAGCGCGATCGAGTCGATCAAACTGAACACGAAACACAACGGGCTGGAGGACAAGATCCAAACGAGCCACGACGATGCCATCGCTCACATGTACCGGCGCATTGCCGACGACCTGACGAACCGGGACCGTTTCGGCAACCCCAGTAAGGAAAACAAGTacgacgccatcgacctgGACCCGTACGGAACCGCCGCTCCTTtcctggacgccgccgtgcAGGCCGTCCGGGACGacggtggccttctcgccgtcacTTGCACGGACGGCAGCCACTGGGCCGGCCACTGCTACGCCGAGAAGTGTTTCTCGCTGTACGGCGGTGTTCCCGTCAAGGGCCTCCACTCGCACGAGGTCGGCATCCGCCTCATCCTCCACGCGCTGACAAGCGCGGCGGCCAAGTACGGCCTGACGATCGAGCCGCAGCTGTCCCTCTCAATCGACTTTTACTGCCGGGTGTTTGTCAAGGTGCGCAAGTCCAAGGACGCGGTCAACTACCAGGGTGGCAAGACGATGATCATGTACAACTGCCCGGGATGCTCGGCGTGGGAGACGCAACCGATGGTGCGcactcggccggcgcccaagaagaaggagggctACTTTTACAAGCACGGGCTGTCGCAGGGCCCGCCCACGGACTCGCACTGCAAGCACTGCGGGTCGAGCATGCACATCGCGGGGCCGATGTACAGCGGCCCGCTGCACAACCCCGACTTCATCCAGggcatcctcgacctgctgccGACGGTGGACAAGAGCGTGTAccagacgacgtcgaggataGAGGGCATGCTCCAGACGGCCATGGAGGAGTACCTGCCCGGGCCGGGGCcgaaggaggaggtggacGCCAAGGACAGGGAACTGGCGAGGGTGGACGACTACCCGTTCTTTGTGATGCCGTCGAGGCTCGCGGGCACGCTCAGCacgcagcagccgccggACGACATGTTCCGCGGGGCGCTGAAGCACTTGGGGTACCGCGTGACGCGCAGCCACTGCCGGCCCGGCAGCGTCAAGACGGACGCGCCGTGGGAGGCCATCTGGTTCGTCATGCGCGAGTGGGTTCGGCAGAAGGCGCCCGTCCGCACAGACCGGATCAACCCGCAGATGCCGGCGTACCGGttgctcggcctcgacaaggcgGAGAGCAACGGCGAAGGAAAGGAGACGAaagcggaggaggaggatggggagaaggaggagacgggcgcGGACGTGGAGATGAAGGAGGGACTCGAGCAGGATAAGCAGACGGATaagggcgaggtcgagaagacggacgagagctccgagggggaggagaagaaggcggcaGCGTCGCAGGAGGAGCTGCGCAAGACGCTTGTGTtcgacgacaagctcgcGAAGCTCGGCAAGCGCAGAGAGCAGCGGAAGCTGGTACGATACCAGATGAACCCGCGGGAGAACTGGGGcccgatgacgagggcgaagggggcgtga
- a CDS encoding Putative diacylglycerol kinase, catalytic domain, inorganic polyphosphate/ATP-NAD kinase codes for MPVMDVAGSEPRDHSLEPRHAHDAAFIDGKLSFASHRGTESVRPDEVVFVIPSRPDVDSGPIICALREDSESGDFPYQLDILVVAGDLPAELTDGLLLSRFPEHLNPEPGSREVHFVVSTKSGLGHAPKFWDAVVQPLVVLAGQKTSRGQSSTLPSEPPALDAREGKLGYNVLVTEDADSVRNFAKERWAARQHVSSNGAASPPRSETIVLLSGDGGVVDLLNGCEETHSATALPTLALLPLGTGNAAFHSLHKPLYTETGPSHMVLGLRTLFFGVPAPLPAFRASFSPGARLVSYTADPGAHAPEDVTRHDTSIDHLFGAIVASYGFHAQLVWESDTPEYRKHGSKRFGMVAQELLKESHAYAATVEVRRPDGVTKPVERETFAYALAALVSNLEKTFTISPGSGPLQGRLKLVHFGAVGGEKTMEIMMAAYKQGSHVGMRWTDGDGREDYLGYEDAEEIRVTIGESDPRWRKVCIDGTIVEIPEGGWMAISKLDRPLFRVLADRSIL; via the coding sequence ATGCCCGTCATGGATGTCGCCGGCTCCGAACCCCGCGACCACAGCCTGGAACCCCGCCAcgcccacgacgccgcctTTATCGACGGCAAGCTGAGTTTCGCCTCCCACCGCGGCACCGAGTCCGTCCGCCCCGATGAGGTCGTCTTTGTCATCCCCTCCCGCCCAGATGTCGACTCGGGCCCCATCATCTGCGCACTCAGAGAGGACTCCGAGTCGGGGGATTTCCCCTATCagctcgacatcctcgtcgtcgccggcgacttGCCCGCTGAGCTGACTGACGGCCTCTTGCTTTCACGCTTCCCCGAGCACCTCAACCCCGAGCCGGGCAGCCGCGAGGTGCACTTTGTCGTGTCTACCAAGTCGGGCTTGGGCCATGCGCCAAAGTTTTGGGATGCCGTCGTCCAGCCCTTGGTCGTCCTTGCCGGTCAGAAGACGTCCCGGGGCCAGTCCTCGACACTGCCTTCCGAACCACCTGCCCTTGACGCTCGTGAGGGCAAGCTTGGGTACAATGTCCTGGTGACCGAGGACGCAGACAGCGTCCGCAACTTTGCAAAGGAGAGGTGGGCCGCGAGACAACACGTCTCGTCCAACGGGgccgcctcccctcccagATCCGAGACCATCGTCCTTCTgagcggcgacgggggcgtcgtcgacctcctcaaCGGATGCGAGGAGACGCACTCGGCAACTGCCCTGCCaaccctcgccctcctgcCGTTGGGTACCGGCAATGCCGCCTTTCACTCCCTCCACAAGCCCCTCTACACCGAGACGGGGCCCTCGCACatggtcctcggcctccgcaCCCTCTTTTTCGGCGTCCCGGCCCCGCTACCCGCCTTCCgcgcctccttctctccgGGCGCACGGTTGGTCTCCTACACCGCCGACCCGGGCGCGCACGCTCCTGAGGACGTTACTCGCCACGACACGAGCATCGACCACCTCTTTGGCGCCATTGTCGCCAGCTATGGCTTCCACGCGCAGCTCGTCTGGGAGAGCGACACCCCCGAGTACCGCAAGCATGGCAGCAAGCGTTTCGGCATGGTGGCTCAGGAGCTGCTGAAGGAGAGCCACGCCTACGCCGCCACGGTCGAGGTGCGCCGTCCGGACGGCGTTACGAAACCCGTCGAGAGGGAGACCTTCGCCTAcgccctcgcggccctcgTATCGAACCTGGAGAAGACGTTCACCATCTCTCCCGGCAGCGGGCCGCTGCAGGGACGGCTAAAGCTGGTGCACTTTGGTGCCGTCGGTggggagaagacgatggagatCATGATGGCCGCCTACAAGCAGGGGTCGCACGTCGGCATGCGGTGgaccgacggcgacggtcgCGAGGATTACCTCGGGtacgaggacgccgaggaaaTTCGAGTGACGATTGGAGAGAGCGATCCGCGGTGGCGCAAGGTGTGCATcgacggcaccatcgtcgagaTCCCTGAGGGCGGGTGGATGGCCATTTCCAAGCTCGATAGACCACTGTTCCGGGTCCTTGCTGATCGGTCGATATTGTAA